A window of the Candidatus Saccharibacteria bacterium oral taxon 488 genome harbors these coding sequences:
- a CDS encoding L-threonylcarbamoyladenylate synthase, translated as MITKNLLDTTVIEALRADKLVVAPTDTIYGLLARADSPRAVDELYRVRQRDRTKSCIILLGSANDITGLTTKQRHIYDQLSCERPTTIAARVSPDVMPHLVRTDATLAFRVMPSGTALSELIQCVGPLLAPSANPAGQPPAATINEAIAYFGDEVAVYVDGGKIKGIMPSRIITFTDGDEVITLRQ; from the coding sequence ATGATTACCAAAAACTTACTTGATACTACGGTTATCGAGGCGCTGCGGGCTGACAAGCTCGTCGTCGCGCCAACGGACACTATTTATGGTCTGCTCGCTCGAGCTGATAGTCCGAGGGCAGTTGATGAGCTGTACCGCGTCCGCCAGCGCGACCGCACCAAATCCTGCATCATCCTGCTTGGCAGCGCCAACGATATCACTGGCCTCACCACCAAGCAGCGACATATCTATGACCAGCTGTCCTGCGAACGGCCGACCACTATCGCTGCCAGGGTCAGCCCCGACGTTATGCCGCACCTAGTACGTACTGACGCGACCTTGGCATTTCGCGTCATGCCATCAGGGACGGCATTATCCGAGCTAATTCAATGTGTTGGCCCACTACTCGCACCAAGTGCTAACCCCGCGGGGCAGCCACCAGCCGCCACAATCAACGAGGCGATCGCGTATTTTGGCGATGAGGTGGCTGTCTACGTTGACGGCGGGAAAATCAAGGGGATAATGCCTTCACGGATCATCACATTTACCGACGGCGACGAAGTGATCACCCTGCGGCAATAA
- the rplK gene encoding 50S ribosomal protein L11 — protein MAKKVIGNLKLRIPAGRATAGPPVGSTLGQWGLNMMDFINPFNDATKDMMGKDVIVHIQVFEDRTFTWKSLGQPVDDMIREKAGIQKGSGKPHAEKVGTITRAQLQEIAEAKMDQLNAIDIEGAMKVVAGSARSMGVEVAA, from the coding sequence ATGGCAAAGAAAGTTATCGGTAATCTAAAACTACGCATCCCTGCCGGACGAGCAACCGCCGGACCACCAGTCGGCTCAACCCTCGGTCAGTGGGGGCTGAACATGATGGATTTCATCAATCCGTTCAACGACGCCACCAAAGATATGATGGGCAAGGACGTTATCGTCCACATTCAGGTGTTTGAAGATCGCACCTTTACGTGGAAATCGCTTGGCCAGCCAGTCGATGATATGATCCGCGAAAAAGCCGGCATTCAAAAGGGTTCAGGCAAGCCGCACGCCGAGAAAGTTGGCACAATCACTCGCGCACAGCTTCAGGAAATTGCCGAAGCAAAAATGGATCAGCTAAACGCCATCGATATCGAAGGCGCGATGAAAGTCGTTGCTGGTTCCGCTCGCTCAATGGGCGTAGAGGTCGCCGCCTAA
- the nusG gene encoding transcription termination/antitermination protein NusG: protein MSSNRYDSTRSWYAIHTYSGYEEKVAESIRQRINGVDMADKIFDVMVPKEKQIQIKNGKRKVVDAKIFQGYVLVEMKLTDETWYIVRNTPGVTGFVGADTTPTPVSDKEITKIKKRMGVEEPKHQIDFSVGEVVSIIDGPFKGFDGSIAEIDAIKGKIKVMVSMFGRDTPVELDALQVKKV from the coding sequence ATGTCATCAAATCGCTACGATTCAACTCGCTCGTGGTACGCCATTCACACCTACTCGGGCTACGAGGAAAAGGTTGCTGAATCCATCCGCCAGCGCATCAACGGCGTCGACATGGCCGACAAAATCTTTGACGTCATGGTGCCGAAAGAAAAGCAAATTCAGATCAAAAACGGCAAACGCAAGGTTGTCGATGCCAAGATCTTTCAGGGCTACGTGTTGGTCGAGATGAAGCTGACCGACGAGACGTGGTACATTGTCCGCAACACACCGGGCGTGACTGGCTTCGTTGGTGCCGACACCACGCCAACACCGGTGTCCGACAAAGAAATTACCAAGATCAAAAAGCGTATGGGCGTCGAAGAGCCAAAGCATCAGATTGATTTCTCGGTCGGCGAAGTGGTCTCCATCATTGACGGGCCATTCAAGGGCTTTGATGGGTCGATCGCAGAAATTGACGCTATCAAGGGCAAGATCAAGGTCATGGTCAGTATGTTTGGCCGCGATACGCCGGTCGAGCTGGACGCACTGCAGGTCAAGAAAGTCTAG
- the secE gene encoding preprotein translocase subunit SecE, translating into MAQKNAAESKTRVRRITAKDEGTKQPSPTKPKATAPTKKTTSETTKKTVTATGSSPKQPKTTAKKSLKKSGDVGYFKGAWQELKLVRWPTRSATWSMTAAVLVFTLIFVVLILLLDAGFNWGFNQILK; encoded by the coding sequence ATGGCTCAAAAAAACGCAGCAGAATCAAAGACGAGGGTTCGCCGCATCACCGCGAAAGATGAGGGGACGAAGCAGCCGTCACCAACTAAACCAAAAGCAACCGCACCCACCAAAAAAACCACCAGTGAGACCACCAAAAAAACGGTGACAGCGACCGGCTCGTCGCCAAAACAGCCAAAAACTACGGCCAAAAAATCATTGAAAAAATCAGGCGACGTTGGTTATTTCAAGGGCGCGTGGCAGGAGCTCAAGCTGGTACGCTGGCCGACTCGCTCAGCAACCTGGAGCATGACGGCGGCAGTACTGGTATTTACGTTGATCTTTGTGGTGCTGATCTTGCTGCTTGACGCCGGCTTTAACTGGGGCTTTAATCAAATTTTGAAATAG